A single genomic interval of Pyrus communis chromosome 7, drPyrComm1.1, whole genome shotgun sequence harbors:
- the LOC137739784 gene encoding uncharacterized protein isoform X1, translating into MQLEGTAADTTTLSYWLTWRVLLCAIWVFVPMVVALLMLWKYDGQDHSKSDRRDAQQDISQDFCGDEAWRPCLKEIHPVWLLIYRVISFSLLLATLIIKVAIAGSRIFYFYTQWTFTLVTIYFGFGSLLSIYGCFWCKKTSSTGTLGDYDHVGTDAENGTYIPLENEEKDSSPQDESCLPRAAAKCSRVFEAMFEMSAGAVMLTDCIYWLVIFPFFTIIDYKMSFLTVDMHSINAVLLLGDAMLNCLHVPFVRISYFILWTGVFVIFQWTIHACVSVRWPYPFLDLSSPYAPLWYFLMGLMHVPCYGIFALIVKLKHYLLSKWFPHFYRC; encoded by the exons ATGCAGCTAGAGGGTACTGCTGCTGATACCACTACCCTGAGCTATTGGTTGACCTGGCGAGTCTTGCTATGCGCAATTTGGGTGTTTGTGCCAATGGTTGTAGCGTTACTAATGTTATGGAAATATGATGGTCAAGACCATTCAAAATCTGACAGAAGAGATGCTCAGCAGGATATAAGCCAGGATTTCTGTGGCGATGAAGCGTGGAGACCCTGCCTCAAAGAAATTCATCCCGTTTGGCTGCTGATTTACCGAGTTATTTCATTCTCTCTCCTTTTGGCAACGCTGATCATTAAAGTTGCTATCGCTGGCAGTCGCATATTTTACTTCTATACTCA GTGGACTTTTACCTTGGTTACCATCTACTTCGGG TTTGGATCTCTTCTCTCCATTTACGGGTGCTTCTggtgcaagaaaacaagcagcACGGGAACTCTAGGAGATTATGATCATGTCGGGACAGATGCAGAAAATGGAACATACATTCCCCTTGAAAATGAGGAGAAAGACTCAAGTCCCCAAGACGAAAGTTGTCTTCCCCGAGCAGCAGCCAAATGCAGTCGTGTCTTTGAAGCTATGTTCGAG ATGAGTGCCGGGGCAGTGATGCTTACTGATTGCATCTATTGGCTCGTCATATTTCCGTTTTTCACCATCATAGATTACAAAATGAGTTTC CTGACAGTGGATATGCATTCAATTAACGCTGTTTTACTCCTCGGCGATGCAATGTTGAATTGCTTG CATGTCCCCTTTGTTCGGATATCTTACTTCATCTTATGGACCGGTGTCTTCGTCATTTTCCAGTGGACCATCCACGCTTGCGTATCAGTACG GTGGCCGTACCCGTTTCTTGACTTGTCATCGCCATATGCACCGTTGTG GTACTTCTTGATGGGATTGATGCACGTTCCCTGCTACGGTATCTTTGCCCTAATCGTGAAGTTAAAACATTACCTCTTGTCAAAATGGTTTCCCCACTTTTATCGATGTTGA
- the LOC137739786 gene encoding glutaredoxin-like has protein sequence MELTKAKELVSTNSVVVFSKTYCPFCVNVKQLLTQLGASYKAFELDSESDGAQIQSALAEWTGQRTVPNVFVGGKHIGGCDKTTALHKEGKLVPLLTQAGAVAKTST, from the exons ATGGAATTGACGAAGGCGAAGGAGCTCGTGTCGACCAATTCGGTCGTCGTCTTCAG CAAGACGTATTGCCCGTTCTGCGTGAACGTGAAGCAGCTCTTGACTCAATTGGGAGCATCCTACAAGGCATTTGAGTTGGACTCTGAAA GTGACGGAGCTCAGATACAATCAGCTCTGGCAGAGTGGACCGGCCAGCGGACTGTGCCCAATGTTTTCGTTGGTGGAAAACACATCGGTGGATGCGACA AAACAACGGCACTGCACAAGGAAGGAAAACTGGTCCCTCTGCTGACTCAAGCCGGAGCTGTTGCCAAAACTTCTACTTAA
- the LOC137739787 gene encoding DEAD-box ATP-dependent RNA helicase 14-like has translation MAATATAAGPRYAPEDPTLPKPWRGLVDGKTGYLYFWNPETNVTQYDRPTGSVAPSKPSSAQSISSSVHVHQSSQGQRRPDEGDDRYGRGSNGVSKFDTGSRNQQTARSATVSSHNTPSGTLSAHGGSSVKGNGSDIGSGLSAEAYSRRHEISVVGDNVPPPFTSFESTGFPSEILREVQKEGFSAPTPIQAQSWPVALQSRDIVAIAKTGSGKTLGYLLPGFIHLKRARNNPQMGPTVLVLSPTRELATQIQDEAVKFGKSSRISCVCLYGGAPKGPQLRDIDRGADVVVATPGRLNDILEMKRISLHQVSYLVLDEADRMLDMGFEPQIRKIVKEIPARRQTLMYTATWPKEVRKIAADLLVKPVQVNIGNVDELVANKSITQYVEVLTSMEKHRRLEQLLRSQEPGSKIIIFCSTKKMCDQLSRNLTRQFGAAAIHGDKSQSERDYVLNQFRSGRTPILVATDVAARGLDIKDIRVVINYDFPTGVEDYVHRIGRTGRAGATGLAYTFFGDQDAKYASDLIKVLEGANQRVPPEVRELASRGGGMNRFRRWGSGPSGGRDGGRGGRNDSSYGGRDGGRGGGYGFTPSSGRYGQTNGYDRGRSPSPVKASGYRARSRSPERFSKALPTGGGSAGGWSFHKSMMERERERERERLSPPRKRSAEEAEEGMIHPE, from the exons ATGGCTGCCACTGCAACTGCCGCTGGTCCTCGATATGCACCGGAGGACCCAACTCTTCCCAAACCATGGAGAGGACTCGTTGATGGTAAAACTGGGTATCTTTACTTCTGGAACCCCGAGACCAATGTCACCCAATATGATAGGCCGACGGGTTCAGTTGCTCCATCAAAGCCTTCTTCAGCACAGTCTATAAGCTCTTCAGTTCACGTTCATCAATCTTCACAAGGACAACGTCGCCCTGATGAGGGAGATGATAGGTATGGCAGAGGCAGCAATGGTGTGTCCAAGTTTGACACAGGATCAAGAAATCAGCAG ACTGCAAGAAGTGCAACAGTGTCTTCTCATAATACCCCGAGTGGGACACTAAGTGCACATGGAGGATCTTCTGTGAAAGGAAATGGATCAGACATTGGAAGCGGTTTGTCTGCTGAGGCTTATAGTCGCCGACATGAAATATCTGTTGTT GGTGATAATGTGCCTCCACCGTTTACTTCATTTGAATCTACTGGCTTCCCATCTGAGATTCTTAGAGAG gtACAAAAAGAAGGTTTCTCTGCCCCAACTCCAATTCAAGCACAGTCTTGGCCGGTTGCTCTTCAGAGTAGAGATATAGTAGCCATTGCTAAAACTGGTTCCGGGAAGACCTTGGGGTATTTACTTCCAGGATTTATCCATCTCAAGCGCGCCCGCAATAACCCTCAGATGGGTCCAACTGTATTGGTGTTATCACCAACTAGGGAGCTGGCAACACAGATTCAAGATGAGGCAGTGAAGTTCGGGAAATCGTCAAGGATATCTTGTGTG TGTTTGTATGGAGGAGCTCCAAAGGGTCCACAGTTGAGAGATATTGACCGAGGAGCAGATGTTGTGGTTGCGACTCCTGGTCGCTTGAATGATATTCTTGAAATGAAGAGAATCAGTCTCCATCAAGTTTCTTACTTAGTGTTGGATGAGGCTGACCGGATGCTGGACATGGGGTTTGAACCACAAATAAGGAAGATTGTGAAGGAGATACCTGCTCGTCGCCAGACCCTAATGTATACAGCAACTTGGCCGAAGGAGGTTCGGAAGATTGCAGCTGATCTGCTGGTCAAACCTGTTCAGGTTAACATTGGCAATGTTGATGAACTGGTTGCGAATAAGTCTATCACACAG TATGTTGAAGTACTGACGTCAATGGAGAAGCACAGACGACTGGAGCAGCTTTTGCGATCTCAAGAGCCAGGATCAAAGATAATAATCTTTTGTTCAACCAAGAAGATGTGCGATCAACTTTCTCGCAACCTAACCCGCCAGTTTGGAGCTGCTGCAATTCATGGCGACAAATCTCAGAGTGAGAGGGATTATGTGTTGAATCAATTTCGCTCTGGAAGGACTCCAATTCTTGTAGCAACTGATGTTGCAGCTCGAGGATTGGACATCAAGGACATAAG GGTGGTTATCAACTACGACTTCCCTACTGGAGTAGAGGATTATGTTCACAGGATTGGGAGAACTGGAAGGGCGGGCGCTACTGGCCTGGCTTACACATTTTTCGGTGATCAGGATGCTAAGTATGCATCAGATCTCATCAAAGTTTTGGAAGGGGCTAATCAGCGCGTCCCCCCAGAAGTTCGTGAGCTAGCTTCCCGTGGTGGTGGGATGAACCGGTTCAGACGTTGGGGTTCTGGGCCCAGTGGTGGTCGTGATGGGGGTCGTGGTGGGCGAAATGATTCAAGTTATGGTGGAAGGGATGGTGGAAGGGGTGGAGGATATGGATTTACTCCCTCTTCTGGCAG GTATGGTCAAACCAATGGGTATGACAGAGGCCGCAGTCCCAGCCCTGTCAAGGCGTCAGGATATAGAGCCCGTAGCCGTAGTCCTGAGAGGTTTAGCAAGGCTCTGCCAACAGGTGGAGGCTCTGCTGGTGGTTGGAGTTTCCACAAATCAATGATGGAACGGGAACGGGAGCGGGAGAGGGAGCGGTTGTCGCCTCCACGTAAACGCAGTGCTGAGGAAGCTGAGGAGGGCATGATACATCCAGAGTAA
- the LOC137739785 gene encoding uncharacterized protein, with translation MLPVNPTKKLSFTRSINDGDLVIVYEKYDTMKAVKVCAGSVLENRFGLFKHSDWIGKQFGSKVFSSKGGFVYLLAPTPELWTLVLSHRTQILYIADISFVIMFLELVPGCLVLESGTGSGSLTTSLARAVAPKGHVYTFDFHEQRAVSAREDFEKTGLSNVITVGVRDIQGEGFPDEFSGRADSVFLDLPQPWLAIPSAAKMLKQDGVLCSFSPCIEQVQRASETMRSSFTDIRTFEILLRTYEVREWKLDDFQGDEAGSVGSHPRKRRQRSSEGSNALETTGSPTVMARPCSETRGHTGYLTFARLKCLS, from the exons ATGTTGCCTGTTAATCCGACAAAGAAGCTGTCTTTTACTCGGTCCATTAATGATGGAGATTTGGTCATTGTCTATGAGAAGTATGATACAATGAAGGCTGTCAAGGTGTGTGCCGGTTCTGTGCTCGAAAACCGGTTCGGTTTGTTTAAGCATTCGGACTGGATAGGGAAGCAGTTTGGTTCCAAGGTTTTCAGCAGCAAGGGCGGATTTGTTTACTTGTTGGCTCCGACACCCGAGCTTTGGACTTTGGTTTTAAGCCACAGGACTCAGATTCTGTACATTGCGGACATTAGTTTTGTGATCATGTTCTTGGAGTTGGTTCCGGGATGTTTGGTTCTCGAGTCGGGGACTGGGAGTGGATCTTTGACTACTTCACTTGCAAGGGCTGTTGCTCCTAAAGGACATGTCTATACGTTTGATTTCCATGAACAACGTGCGGTCTCTGCTAG GGAGGATTTTGAGAAGACGGGATTAAGCAACGTGATCACTGTAGGAGTTAGAGATATTCAGGGGGAAGGGTTTCCGGATGAGTTTTCTGGAAGGGCAGATTCTGTCTTCCTGGACCTACCCCAACCCTGGCTGGCCATCCCTTCAGCTGCGAAAATGTTGAAGCAAGATGGGGTATTATGCTCCTTCTCCCCGTGTATTGAGCAGGTGCAACGAGCGTCGGAGACTATGAGGTCAAGCTTTACGG ATATAAGGACGTTTGAGATTCTCCTTCGCACATATGAAGTCCGAGAATGGAAATTGGATGACTTCCAGGGAGATGAAGCTGGTTCCGTTGGATCTCATCCACGTAAAAGGCGGCAGCGATCAAGTGAAGGAAGCAATGCGCTGGAAACTACAGGATCTCCCACTGTCATGGCCAGGCCGTGCAGTGAGACCAGAGGCCACACTGGCTATTTGACATTTGCAAGACTCAAATGCCTCTCATAA
- the LOC137739783 gene encoding phosphoenolpyruvate/phosphate translocator 2, chloroplastic-like — protein sequence MQSTALALAPSTSFLKPPCWNSIPKATQLSPSTSLIQDSLTKVHRLSWQTPLHTFSSSNASFLFSNRRYDHLKVRAASVPESADEGSKQSGLVKTFQLGSMFGIWYLLNIYFNIYNKQVLKVYPFPATVTAFQFGCGTVMITLMWALNLYPRPNLTRSQLAAILPLAVAHTMGNLLTNVSLGKVAVSFTHTIKAMEPFFTVVFSALLLAEMPNIWVVASLVPIVGGVALASFTEASFNWIGFGSAMASNVTNQSRNVLSKKFMVKKEESLDNINLFSVITIISFILLVPSAILLEGVKFTPAYLQSAANQGLNIKELCVRSLLAGFCFHTCQQVSYMILQMVSPVTHAVGNCVKRVVVIVSSVIFFQTPVSPINSLGTAVALAGVFLYSRAKRIKPKPS from the exons ATGCAGAGCACTGCGCTTGCTCTGGCTCCTTCCACCTCGTTTCTCAAACCTCCGTGTTGGAACTCTATCCCTAAAGCCACTCAGCTTTCACCCTCGACGTCCTTGATACAAGACAGTTTGACTAAAGTTCACAGGCTTTCATGGCAAACACCTCTTCACACGTTTTCTTCTTCCAATGCTTCCTTCCTTTTCTCGAATCGCAGATATGATCATTTGAAGGTCAGGGCTGCTTCTGTGCCTGAGAGTGCTGACGAGGGCTCGAAACAGAGCGGGCTGGTTAAGACCTTTCAGCTTGGTTCAATGTTTGGAATTTGGTACCTTTTGAATATTTACTTCAACATCTACAACAAACAG GTTCTGAAAGTCTATCCATTTCCAGCAACGGTCACAGCGTTTCAGTTCGGCTGCGGGACTGTGATGATTACCCTGATGTGGGCTCTTAACCTCTACCCCAGACCAAATCTCACCCGCTCACAG CTTGCAGCAATTCTTCCACTAGCAGTGGCACACACAATGGGGAACTTATTGACTAACGTTAGTCTTGGGAAAGTTGCTGTTTCTTTCACTCACACAATCAAAGCTATGGAGCCGTTCTTCACAGTTGTATTCTCTGCTCTTTTGCTTGCGGAG ATGCCGAATATTTGGGTCGTTGCTTCTCTTGTACCGATTGTAGGCGGAGTGGCATTGGCATCCTTCACCGAGGCCTCTTTTAACTG GATTGGTTTCGGTAGTGCAATGGCCTCTAATGTTACGAACCAATCACGTAATGTACTCAGCAAGAAGTTCATGGTTAAGAAAGAG GAATCTTTGGACAATATCAATCTCTTCTCAGTGATCACTATCATTTCCTTCATCCTATTGGTTCCTTCGGCGATTCTCTTGGAAGGCGTTAAATTTACTCCTGCATACCTGCAGTCTGCT GCAAACCAAGGATTGAACATCAAAGAGTTATGCGTGAGATCACTTCTGGCTGGCTTCTGCTTCCACACTTGCCAGCAG GTGTCCTATATGATATTGCAGATGGTTTCACCGGTGACTCACGCAGTTGGAAACTGTGTGAAGCGTGTGGTGGTGATAGTCTCCTCAGTCATCTTCTTCCAAACACCTGTCTCACCGATAAACTCCCTCG GGACTGCTGTGGCTCTTGCTGGAGTGTTCTTGTATTCAAGAGCCAAGAGAATAAAGCCAAAGCCCAGTTAG
- the LOC137739784 gene encoding uncharacterized protein isoform X2: MQLEGTAADTTTLSYWLTWRVLLCAIWVFVPMVVALLMLWKYDGQDHSKSDRRDAQQDISQDFCGDEAWRPCLKEIHPVWLLIYRVISFSLLLATLIIKVAIAGSRIFYFYTQWTFTLVTIYFGFGSLLSIYGCFWCKKTSSTGTLGDYDHVGTDAENGTYIPLENEEKDSSPQDESCLPRAAAKCSRVFEAMFEMSAGAVMLTDCIYWLVIFPFFTIIDYKMSFHVPFVRISYFILWTGVFVIFQWTIHACVSVRWPYPFLDLSSPYAPLWYFLMGLMHVPCYGIFALIVKLKHYLLSKWFPHFYRC; this comes from the exons ATGCAGCTAGAGGGTACTGCTGCTGATACCACTACCCTGAGCTATTGGTTGACCTGGCGAGTCTTGCTATGCGCAATTTGGGTGTTTGTGCCAATGGTTGTAGCGTTACTAATGTTATGGAAATATGATGGTCAAGACCATTCAAAATCTGACAGAAGAGATGCTCAGCAGGATATAAGCCAGGATTTCTGTGGCGATGAAGCGTGGAGACCCTGCCTCAAAGAAATTCATCCCGTTTGGCTGCTGATTTACCGAGTTATTTCATTCTCTCTCCTTTTGGCAACGCTGATCATTAAAGTTGCTATCGCTGGCAGTCGCATATTTTACTTCTATACTCA GTGGACTTTTACCTTGGTTACCATCTACTTCGGG TTTGGATCTCTTCTCTCCATTTACGGGTGCTTCTggtgcaagaaaacaagcagcACGGGAACTCTAGGAGATTATGATCATGTCGGGACAGATGCAGAAAATGGAACATACATTCCCCTTGAAAATGAGGAGAAAGACTCAAGTCCCCAAGACGAAAGTTGTCTTCCCCGAGCAGCAGCCAAATGCAGTCGTGTCTTTGAAGCTATGTTCGAG ATGAGTGCCGGGGCAGTGATGCTTACTGATTGCATCTATTGGCTCGTCATATTTCCGTTTTTCACCATCATAGATTACAAAATGAGTTTC CATGTCCCCTTTGTTCGGATATCTTACTTCATCTTATGGACCGGTGTCTTCGTCATTTTCCAGTGGACCATCCACGCTTGCGTATCAGTACG GTGGCCGTACCCGTTTCTTGACTTGTCATCGCCATATGCACCGTTGTG GTACTTCTTGATGGGATTGATGCACGTTCCCTGCTACGGTATCTTTGCCCTAATCGTGAAGTTAAAACATTACCTCTTGTCAAAATGGTTTCCCCACTTTTATCGATGTTGA
- the LOC137738680 gene encoding DNA (cytosine-5)-methyltransferase DRM2-like translates to MDGEYSNDFDWNTDDELEIENFTLSTSSLTVGGEAFVISGEGSSSAGPSNTKVLNHFVGMGFSEKMVVKAIQEHGEENTDSILETLLTYSALESSPEEQQEVETPQEVETLQEVETPQEVEPHEVDSDGFSLDDYDESFLDDFSDLDGFSDTEEIINPTSEKGKIQTLVNMGYTREEALIAIERCGTDSTVAELTDFICAAQMARTEDVFFAVEEKPRSHLDKKRKLLEFEMLKKKKKQMRLGGNQGDDDETVHLPNPMVGFGTPSDPYVLTHRTLPEAAVGPPYFYYENVALAPKGVWTTISRFLYDVQPEFVDSKYFCAAARKRGYVHNLPIQNRFPLMPQPPDAISKAFPLTRKWWPSWDKREKLNCLQTCIASAKLTERIRKALEQYDGEPPERVQKYVLDECRKWNLVWVGRNKVAPLEPDEVEMLLGFPKNHTRGISRTDRYKSLGNSFQVDTVAYHLSVLKDMFPSGINVLSLFTGIGGAEVALHRLGVPLKNVVSVEISEVNRNVVSSWWEQTNQKGRLQHLVDVQQLNGDCLERYMSEFGGFDLVVGGSPCNNLAGSNRHHRDGLEGKESSLFYDYFRILDLVKSMMGRNN, encoded by the exons ATG GATGGTGAATACAGTAATGATTTTGACTGGAATACTGATGATGAGCTGGAAATTGAGAACTTTACGTTGTCTACttcaagtttgacagttggtgGAGAAGCTTTTGTGATATCTGGGGAG GGGAGCTCATCTGCCGGTCCCTCCAATACCAAAGTTCTTAATCACTTTGTGGGGATGGGATTTTCTGAAAAGATGGTTGTCAAAGCAATTCAGGAACATG GAGAAGAAAACACAGATTCAATTCTGGAAACCCTCCTCACATATTCA GCTCTTGAGAGTTCCCCTGAAGAACAGCAGGAAGTAGAAACGCCGCAGGAAGTAGAAACGCTGCAGGAAGTAGAAACACCACAGGAAGTAGAACCACATGAAGTTGATTCTGATGGCTTCTCTCTCGATGATTACGATGAGAGCTTTCTGGATGATTTTTCAGACTTGGATGGCTTTTCTGATACCGAG GAAATTATAAATCCTACATCGGAGAAAGGGAAGATACAGACCTTGGTCAATATGGGTTACACAAGGGAGGAGGCCTTAATAGCAATTGAAAGATGTG GTACAGACTCCACTGTTGCTGAGTTGACTGATTTTATATGTGCTGCTCAAATGGCACGGACAGAAGATGTCTTTTTTGCGGTTGAAGAGAAG CCTAGATCACATCTAGACAAGAAGAGGAAACTTCTTGAGTTTGAGAtgctaaagaagaaaaagaagcagaTGCGGCTTGGTGGAAACCAAGGGGATGATGATGAGACAGTTCATCTCCCAAATCCAATGGTTGGGTTTGGCACCCCAAGTGATCCATATGTGCTGACACATAGGACTCTTCCAGAGGCAGCTGTAGGACCTCCATACTTCTACTATGAGAATGTCGCACTAGCTCCTAAAGGGGTTTGGACCACCATCTCCCGCTTCCTGTATGATGTGCAGCCGGAGTTTGTGGACTCAAAGTACTTTTGTGCTGCTGCAAGGAAGAGAGGTTATGTTCACAATCTCCCAATCCAGAACAGGTTTCCTCTCATGCCACAGCCCCCAGACGCCATATCCAAGGCATTTCCCTTGACAAGGAAATGGTGGCCTTCTTGGGACAAGCGAGAAAAGCTAAACTGCTTGCAAACGTGTATTGCGAGTGCCAAGTTGACTGAGAGGATCAGGAAGGCTCTTGAGCAATATGATGGGGAACCACCAGAGCGAGTCCAGAAGTATGTCCTTGATGAATGCCGCAAGTGGAATCTGGTGTGGGTAGGGAGAAACAAGGTCGCCCCACTCGAGCCTGATGAGGTGGAGATGCTTTTGGGATTCCCAAAGAACCATACAAGGGGAATAAGCCGGACTGACAGATACAAGTCACTTGGGAACTCCTTCCAG GTTGACACTGTGGCATATCATCTGTCTGTGCTCAAGGATATGTTTCCCAGTGGCATCAACGTCCTCTCCCTCTTTACTGGCATTGGTGGAGCTGAAGTGGCCCTTCACCGGCTTGGTGTCCCTCTGAAGAACGTTGTCTCCGTAGAGATATCAGAAGTGAACAGAAACGTTGTGAGCAGTTGGTGGGAGCAAACCAACCAGAAGGGGAGGTTGCAGCACCTTGTTGACGTGCAGCAGCTGAATGGCGATTGCCTTGAGCGGTACATGAGCGAGTTTGGTGGATTTGATCTGGTGGTTGGTGGGAGTCCATGCAACAATCTAGCAGGCAGCAACCGGCACCATCGTGATGGACTGGAGGGTAAGGAGTCTTCCCTTTTTTACGACTACTTCCGGATATTGGACTTAGTTAAGAGCATGATGGGAAGAAACAATTGA
- the LOC137739529 gene encoding isocitrate dehydrogenase [NADP]-like, translated as MLRARPQLSAMSRAAMMSSSSASSSAAMRNPRLSFSSSPRLFNGVPLGNRVSFAARFRRTSLRCYASSAGFDKVRVQNPIVEMDGDEMTRIIWTTIKDKLIFPYLDLDIKYYDLGILNRDATDDRVTIESAEATLKYNVAVKCATITPDETRVKEFGLKSMWRSPNGTIRNILDGTVFREPILCKNIPRIVAGWKKPICIGRHAFGDQYRATDTVIKGPGKLKMVFVPEGGDAPVELDVYNFKGPGVALSMYNVDESIRAFADSSMSLALSKKWPLYLSTKNTILKKYDGRFKDIFEEVYDEKWKQKFEENSIWYEHRLIDDMVAYALKSEGGYVWACKNYDGDVMSDLLAQGFGSLGLMTSVLLSSDGKTIEAEAAHGTVTRHFRLHQKGQETSTNSIASIFAWTRGLEHRAKLDKNDRLLDFVRKLEAACIETVEGGKMTKDLALLIHGPKVSREYYLNTEEFIDAVAKNVEEKLLEPAAV; from the exons ATGCTAAGAGCGCGGCCGCAATTGAGCGCCATGTCGCGCGCTGCAATGATGTCGTCGTCGTCAGCTTCGTCGTCTGCGGCCATGAGAAACCCTAGATTGTCCTTCTCTTCGTCGCCGAGGCTCTTTAACGGAGTGCCTCTCGGGAACCGCGTCTCGTTCGCCGCTCGCTTTCGCCGCACGTCGCTGCGGTGCTACGCTTCTTCCGCTGGCTTCGATAAAGTTCGGGTTCAGAATCCGATTGTCGAAATGGACG GTGATGAAATGACGAGGATCATATGGACAACGATTAAAGACAAA CTTATTTTTCCCTATCTGGACTTGGATATAAAGTATTATGATTTAGGGATTTTGAACCGTGATGCGACCGATGACAGAGTTACAATAGAGAGTGCTGAAGCAACTCTTAA GTACAATGTTGCCGTGAAATGTGCTACAATAACCCCTG ATGAGACCAGAGTGAAGGAGTTTGGGTTGAAATCAATGTGGAGGAGTCCCAATGGCACAATTAGAAACATTCTAGACG GTACTGTTTTCCGTGAACCTATCCTATGTAAAAACATCCCTAGAATAGTTGCTG GTTGGAAGAAACCCATCTGTATAGGTAGGCATGCCTTTGGTGATCAGTATCGAGCCACTGATACAGTTATCAAAGGGCCAGGAAAACTGAAAATGGTTTTTG TCCCAGAAGGAGGAGATGCCCCCGTTGAACTTGATGTTTACAATTTCAAAGGGCCTGGTGTGGCCCTTTCTATGTATAATGTTGATGAG TCTATTCGAGCTTTTGCTGACTCGTCAATGTCATTGGCTCTTTCCAAGAAGTGGCCACTATACTTGAGCACCAAAAACACTATTCTTAAGAAATACGATGGCAG GTTCAAGGACATATTTGAGGAGGTTTATGACGAGAAGTGGAAGCAGAAGTTTGAAGAAAATTCTATATG GTATGAACATCGGCTAATAGATGACATGGTGGCTTATGCACTCAAAAGTGAGGGTGGATATGTTTGGGCTTGCAAAAATTATGATGGAGATGTCATGAGTGATTTGCTTGCTCAAG GATTTGGCTCTTTGGGCCTCATGACTTCTGTGTTG TTGTCTTCAGATGGCAAGACAATAGAAGCTGAAGCAGCTCATGGGACAGTAACTCGTCATTTTCGGTTACATCAGAAAGGACAAGAAACAAGTACAAATAGTATTGCTTCAATATTTGCATGGACACGAGGCCTAGAACACAG GGCAAAATTAGATAAAAATGATAGGTTGCTGGATTTTGTTCGCAAGTTGGAGGCTGCATGCATTGAGACAGTGGAGGGTGGGAAAATGACCAAGGATCTCGCCCTCTTGATCCATGGCCCCAA GGTATCGAGGGAGTACTACTTGAACACCGAAGAATTCATTGACGCTGTTGCCAAGAATGTTGAGGAAAAGCTTCTGGAACCTGCAGCGGTTTAA